One region of Miscanthus floridulus cultivar M001 chromosome 19, ASM1932011v1, whole genome shotgun sequence genomic DNA includes:
- the LOC136528892 gene encoding early nodulin-like protein 18, which produces MAARPTALLVLVCAVAALAASAGATQFRVGGQSGWSVPGAGSESYNTWAGRLRFQIGDQLLFVYPKETDSVLLVDAAAYNACNTSSYVARFDDGSTVFTFDRSGPFFFVSGNEANCRANEKLVVVVLADRSGTRTPPAAPPTSSSPPAAAPATSPSSSPPSGAAAPVPVPAATPTSPPSPAPAPTTNPSSPPAPAAQTPSPSTTPGPSASANPPSAGGRSPPSPSASAPAAGGSSSTTPPPPSAAAPVVAGFVGSLGALIGYAMLAA; this is translated from the exons ATGGCGGCGAGGCCAACCGCTCTGCTGGTGCTCGTCTGCGCCGTGGCCGCCCTGGCCGCGTCGGCCGGGGCGACGCAGTTCAGGGTGGGCGGGCAGAGCGGGTGGAGCGTGCCGGGCGCCGGCTCCGAGTCCTACAACACCTGGGCGGGGCGGCTCCGGTTCCAGATCGGCGACCAGCTGC TGTTCGTGTACCCCAAGGAGACGGACTCGGTGCTGCTGGTGGACGCGGCCGCCTACAACGCCTGCAACACCTCGTCGTACGTCGCCAGGTTCGACGACGGCAGCACCGTGTTCACGTTCGACCGCTCGGGCCCTTTCTTCTTCGTCAGCGGCAACGAGGCTAACTGCCGCGCCAACGAGaagctcgtcgtcgtcgtcctcgccgaCCGCTCCGGCACCCGCACCCCGCCGGCAGCGCCGCCGACGTCGTCCTCGCCTCCTGCGGCTGCGCCTGCGACGAGCCCGTCATCGTCGCCACCCTCGGGCGCTGCTGCTCCCGTGCCGGTTCCCGCGGCCACCCCGACCTCGCCGCCGTCCCCGGCGCCCGCTCCCACCACCAACccgagctcgccgccggcgccCGCTGCCCAAACCCCGTCGCCGTCCACAACACCAGGACCGTCTGCTTCCGCCAACCCGCCATCCGCCGGGGGCAGGAGCCCGCCGTCTCCTTCTGCCAGCGCGCCGGCCGCCGGGGGCAGCAGCTCCACCACACCGCCCCCGCCTTCCGCGGCTGCCCCCGTGGTCGCGGGCTTCGTCGGCTCGCTCGGCGCTTTGATCGGTTACGCCATGCTTGCAGCCTGA
- the LOC136529190 gene encoding CRIB domain-containing protein RIC10-like, whose translation MAIAMKGIFRGLKIIAQIFTVQREHEIEIGYPTDVRHVSHVGLGASDSCPSWMNEFRGGEEVTAGGRGASIVSSAAQSRHTSWACLDFEQPATGAAPPTEACADSRSGQDGAARGGGPVTAKKAARPRRASRAASPGGSSSWRSTASFATACDGHSCELHVPAGLQAA comes from the exons ATGGCGATAGCTATGAAGGGAATATTCAGAGGTCTGAAGATCATCGCACAAATATTCA CAGTGCAGAGGGAGCATGAGATCGAGATCGGGTACCCTACAGACGTGAGGCATGTATCGCACGTAGGCCTGGGCGCCAGCGACTCCTGTCCGAGCTGG ATGAATGAATTCAGAGGAGGTGAGGAGGTGACAGCAGGAGGACGGGGAGCATCCATCGTAAGCTCTGCTGCGCAGTCCAGGCACACCTCctgggcttgcctag ACTTCGAGCAACCAGCGACAGGCGCGGCGCCGCCGACGGAGGCCTGCGCGGACAGCAGGTCGGGCCAGGACGGCGCCGCGAGAGGAGGCGGGCCCGTGACAGCAAAGAAGGCGGCGAGGCCGAGGAGAGCCTCCCGGGCGGCGTCGCCCGGCGGCTCGTCCTCGTGGCGGTCCACGGCGTCGTTCGCCACGGCGTGCGATGGCCACTCCTGCGAGCTGCACGTCCCCGCCGGCCTGCAAGCCGCCTGA
- the LOC136529189 gene encoding uncharacterized protein isoform X2, translating to MLLMSLRAADPYEQETCRMFMEWKAKYRQTYRYAGEEECRYAVFKESRRRVARARAAGVTSGLNGRSATAIEEIYRGHRVRMGERSFEQETRRMFVGWKAKYGKTYRDVGEEECRYRLFKGNHRRVVVRLNRRRRAKPVRPQPIRRPHQRGGPLTLLPGDGGPRAERQVPSRRPRPGPRPWEADPLPGALWTLWKTRNGVIFNGKVLASLKTIIHKTILLVKSWKPLLKPKSQDMADTIQGKLQRSLAEA from the exons ATGCTGCTGATGTCCCTGCGGGCCGCTGACCCGTACGAGCAGGAGACGTGCCGGATGTTCATGGAGTGGAAGGCCAAGTACAGGCAGACCTATAGATACGCCGGCGAAGAGGAGTGCCGGTACGCGGTGTTCAAGGAGAGCCGCCGCCGCGTCGCCCGGGCCAGGGCCGCCGGGGTGACCTCTGGCCTCAACGGTCGCAGCGCCACCGCCATTGAGGAGATCTACCGCGGGCACAGGGTCCGGATGGGGGAGAGATCGTTCGAGCAGGAGACCCGCCGGATGTTCGTGGGGTGGAAGGCCAAGTACGGCAAGACCTACAGAGACGTCGGTGAGGAGGAGTGCCGGTACAGGTTGTTCAAGGGCAACCACCGCCGAGTCGTCGTCCGGCTCAACCGCCGTCGCCGGGCAAAACCTGTACGGCCTCAACCAATTCGGCGACCTCACCAACGAGGAGGTCCGCTAACGCTGCTACCCGGAGATGGAGGACCGAGAGCTGAGCGCCAGGTGCCAAGCCGCCGCCCCCGACCCGGACCTCGTCCATGGGAGGCTGATCCGCTACCAG GGGCTCTATGGACGCTGTGGAAGACGAGAAACGGCGTCATCTTCAACGGCAAGGTGCTGGCCTCCCTGAAGACAATTATCCACAAGACAATCTTGCTGGTCAAATCGTGGAAGCCACTCCTCAAGCCAAAATCCCAAGATATGGCAGATACAATTCAGGGGAAGCTTCAGCGAAGCCTGGCGGAGGCGTGA
- the LOC136529189 gene encoding uncharacterized protein isoform X1, which yields MLLMSLRAADPYEQETCRMFMEWKAKYRQTYRYAGEEECRYAVFKESRRRVARARAAGVTSGLNGRSATAIEEIYRGHRVRMGERSFEQETRRMFVGWKAKYGKTYRDVGEEECRYRLFKGNHRRVVVRLNRRRRAKPVRPQPIRRPHQRGGPLTLLPGDGGPRAERQVPSRRPRPGPRPWEADPLPGLPVHCDGTERNRVWRGSMDAVEDEKRRHLQRQGAGLPEDNYPQDNLAGQIVEATPQAKIPRYGRYNSGEASAKPGGGVINLFLLLLELFPNQDV from the exons ATGCTGCTGATGTCCCTGCGGGCCGCTGACCCGTACGAGCAGGAGACGTGCCGGATGTTCATGGAGTGGAAGGCCAAGTACAGGCAGACCTATAGATACGCCGGCGAAGAGGAGTGCCGGTACGCGGTGTTCAAGGAGAGCCGCCGCCGCGTCGCCCGGGCCAGGGCCGCCGGGGTGACCTCTGGCCTCAACGGTCGCAGCGCCACCGCCATTGAGGAGATCTACCGCGGGCACAGGGTCCGGATGGGGGAGAGATCGTTCGAGCAGGAGACCCGCCGGATGTTCGTGGGGTGGAAGGCCAAGTACGGCAAGACCTACAGAGACGTCGGTGAGGAGGAGTGCCGGTACAGGTTGTTCAAGGGCAACCACCGCCGAGTCGTCGTCCGGCTCAACCGCCGTCGCCGGGCAAAACCTGTACGGCCTCAACCAATTCGGCGACCTCACCAACGAGGAGGTCCGCTAACGCTGCTACCCGGAGATGGAGGACCGAGAGCTGAGCGCCAGGTGCCAAGCCGCCGCCCCCGACCCGGACCTCGTCCATGGGAGGCTGATCCGCTACCAG GTTTACCGGTGCATTGCGACGGAACTGAAAGAAACAGAGTCTGGAG GGGCTCTATGGACGCTGTGGAAGACGAGAAACGGCGTCATCTTCAACGGCAAGGTGCTGGCCTCCCTGAAGACAATTATCCACAAGACAATCTTGCTGGTCAAATCGTGGAAGCCACTCCTCAAGCCAAAATCCCAAGATATGGCAGATACAATTCAGGGGAAGCTTCAGCGAAGCCTGGCGGAGGCGTGATAAATTTGTTCCTGCTGCTGTTGGAGTTGTTTCCAAACCAGGATGTTTAG
- the LOC136529189 gene encoding uncharacterized protein isoform X3: protein MLLMSLRAADPYEQETCRMFMEWKAKYRQTYRYAGEEECRYAVFKESRRRVARARAAGVTSGLNGRSATAIEEIYRGHRVRMGERSFEQETRRMFVGWKAKYGKTYRDVGEEECRYRLFKGNHRRVVVRLNRRRRAKPVRPQPIRRPHQRGGPLTLLPGDGGPRAERQVPSRRPRPGPRPWEADPLPEGCCTKLDCLRTGAAKEEMTACMILPNQLENLCQSGCTHNMAIHKGSRSLRRRKIEVE, encoded by the exons ATGCTGCTGATGTCCCTGCGGGCCGCTGACCCGTACGAGCAGGAGACGTGCCGGATGTTCATGGAGTGGAAGGCCAAGTACAGGCAGACCTATAGATACGCCGGCGAAGAGGAGTGCCGGTACGCGGTGTTCAAGGAGAGCCGCCGCCGCGTCGCCCGGGCCAGGGCCGCCGGGGTGACCTCTGGCCTCAACGGTCGCAGCGCCACCGCCATTGAGGAGATCTACCGCGGGCACAGGGTCCGGATGGGGGAGAGATCGTTCGAGCAGGAGACCCGCCGGATGTTCGTGGGGTGGAAGGCCAAGTACGGCAAGACCTACAGAGACGTCGGTGAGGAGGAGTGCCGGTACAGGTTGTTCAAGGGCAACCACCGCCGAGTCGTCGTCCGGCTCAACCGCCGTCGCCGGGCAAAACCTGTACGGCCTCAACCAATTCGGCGACCTCACCAACGAGGAGGTCCGCTAACGCTGCTACCCGGAGATGGAGGACCGAGAGCTGAGCGCCAGGTGCCAAGCCGCCGCCCCCGACCCGGACCTCGTCCATGGGAGGCTGATCCGCTACCAG AGGGGTGCTGCACTAAACTTGACTGCCTAAGAACGGGGGCTGCCAAGGAGGAAATGACTGCATGCATGATTTTGCCAAATCAATTGGAGAACCTATGTCAGAGTGGATGCACGCATAATATGGCGATCCATAAAG GGTCGAGGAGCCTTCGCCGTCGTAAGATCGAGGTGGAGTGA
- the LOC136529189 gene encoding uncharacterized protein isoform X4, producing the protein MLLMSLRAADPYEQETCRMFMEWKAKYRQTYRYAGEEECRYAVFKESRRRVARARAAGVTSGLNGRSATAIEEIYRGHRVRMGERSFEQETRRMFVGWKAKYGKTYRDVGEEECRYRLFKGNHRRVVVRLNRRRRAKPVRPQPIRRPHQRGGPLTLLPGDGGPRAERQVPSRRPRPGPRPWEADPLPGFIFVCSDPEPGVGSAFA; encoded by the exons ATGCTGCTGATGTCCCTGCGGGCCGCTGACCCGTACGAGCAGGAGACGTGCCGGATGTTCATGGAGTGGAAGGCCAAGTACAGGCAGACCTATAGATACGCCGGCGAAGAGGAGTGCCGGTACGCGGTGTTCAAGGAGAGCCGCCGCCGCGTCGCCCGGGCCAGGGCCGCCGGGGTGACCTCTGGCCTCAACGGTCGCAGCGCCACCGCCATTGAGGAGATCTACCGCGGGCACAGGGTCCGGATGGGGGAGAGATCGTTCGAGCAGGAGACCCGCCGGATGTTCGTGGGGTGGAAGGCCAAGTACGGCAAGACCTACAGAGACGTCGGTGAGGAGGAGTGCCGGTACAGGTTGTTCAAGGGCAACCACCGCCGAGTCGTCGTCCGGCTCAACCGCCGTCGCCGGGCAAAACCTGTACGGCCTCAACCAATTCGGCGACCTCACCAACGAGGAGGTCCGCTAACGCTGCTACCCGGAGATGGAGGACCGAGAGCTGAGCGCCAGGTGCCAAGCCGCCGCCCCCGACCCGGACCTCGTCCATGGGAGGCTGATCCGCTACCAG GATTCATCTTTGTTTGCTCAGACCCTGAACCAGGAGTTGGAAGCGCCTTTGCCTGA